In uncultured Cohaesibacter sp., a genomic segment contains:
- a CDS encoding complex I NDUFA9 subunit family protein, producing the protein MAGSTEQIVTVFGGSGFLGRHVVRALAREGYRIRVAVRRPDLAGFLQPLGGVGQIMPVQANLRDQASVARAIEGSDAVVNLVGILFETGRASFEKVHHQGARTIAEATRKAGISNMVQISAIGADVASPSAYARSKARGEEAVLKLLPEATIIRPSLLIGPEDDFFNKFAAMAKLSPFLPLVGGGETLFQPAFVGDVAKVIALGVKGALKGGTIYELGGPESKSFRQLLTLTLRETHLRRLLLPLPFWAASSMGWLFEKLPMKPALTRDQVTLLKRDNVVSQSAIAEGRTFEGLGIDPVAIEAVIPSYLWSYRPSGQYQANKAG; encoded by the coding sequence ATGGCCGGTTCAACAGAACAGATCGTTACAGTCTTTGGCGGTTCGGGATTTCTGGGTCGCCATGTTGTCCGTGCGCTGGCTAGAGAGGGCTATCGCATCAGGGTTGCCGTGCGGCGTCCGGATCTGGCAGGTTTCCTGCAGCCGCTTGGCGGTGTGGGCCAAATCATGCCGGTGCAGGCCAATCTGCGTGATCAAGCGTCTGTTGCCCGCGCCATTGAAGGCAGCGACGCGGTGGTCAATCTGGTCGGCATCCTGTTTGAGACAGGCCGGGCCAGCTTTGAGAAGGTGCATCATCAGGGAGCCAGAACCATCGCCGAGGCTACCCGCAAGGCAGGCATTTCGAACATGGTGCAGATTTCTGCCATTGGAGCCGATGTTGCCTCACCATCTGCCTATGCCCGCAGCAAGGCAAGGGGCGAGGAAGCCGTGCTCAAACTTTTGCCGGAAGCGACGATCATCCGCCCTTCCCTGCTGATCGGCCCCGAGGATGATTTCTTCAACAAATTTGCCGCCATGGCCAAGCTGTCACCTTTCCTGCCGCTGGTCGGTGGTGGCGAGACACTGTTCCAGCCAGCCTTTGTCGGTGACGTGGCCAAGGTCATTGCGCTTGGTGTCAAGGGCGCGCTCAAGGGTGGCACCATCTATGAGCTGGGCGGACCGGAAAGCAAGAGTTTCAGGCAATTGCTGACGCTGACGCTGCGCGAGACCCATCTTCGACGCCTGTTGTTGCCGCTGCCCTTCTGGGCCGCTTCCAGCATGGGATGGTTGTTTGAAAAGCTGCCGATGAAGCCGGCCTTGACCCGCGATCAGGTGACCTTGCTCAAGCGCGACAATGTGGTCTCGCAATCCGCGATCGCAGAAGGGCGCACGTTTGAGGGCCTTGGCATCGATCCGGTTGCCATTGAGGCGGTCATTCCATCCTATCTCTGGTCCTATCGCCCAAGCGGGCAATATCAAGCCAACAAGGCAGGATAA